The Neodiprion fabricii isolate iyNeoFabr1 chromosome 4, iyNeoFabr1.1, whole genome shotgun sequence genome window below encodes:
- the LOC124180422 gene encoding exocyst complex component 8 isoform X1: protein MTDLMKNLGSDDFNPEKFVKELSSQCVGVDELRQQRAKIQILADSTSAQLKKNVYQNYMQFIETAKEISHLESEMYQLSQLLGEQRSLLGTLGAIGATGVVFDENIETQNGESHNAGTKEEEQKSKLIQLLENVEGAMSLVETPGRICLHEGSLLELDPLEGTPLKRIHAYLFNDVLMIASWLATGGRRGPPRYKMQAVYDLQSLAVVNVRDLGTVKLAFKLLAFPDTRVFQCATATSKKEWLDKCEQAKKAKLVQEDQTKSVDKDRNLKDEHIAPSRSMSLDSNTIGTEDSPEAEGTESLPEWLLEVAEDLDSCIAQRHFEEAYNLLEKARSYLSEAQTTPVLVGIKAKVDDRAQSLVDVLTKELELSSEAKSLQGGGLRSARRAVRLLIQLDQSVQACQLFLRLCNAALKAQLKRVKREGPTIPYVKQLSAIAFSNVAEMAREFLRIFPNSANCTSALVVWCGQEVNHLTSHLIKQVFIPQVSTNTLAECIVAVRSHCDQLTQLGIDLRYQLDGHLRTPLARALQDAGEKYVDAIKVRAAEDTWRPSNQSSQNLQKLMTELEDLGIGVPLSYMTSETWLSLTSNTLAFSRLYVGLLEDCLSVNTPQLMITIDSVLVSVMRAQVQHLLASLSNPKFKQERKVVEDNAVYIRDIVIGRGLELYQSATARPFTKLVTLKDQIVFEPVAATKPRPAPRTAVTKYSTTEYI, encoded by the exons ATGACTGACCTGATGAAAAATCTCGGTTCCGATGACTTTAATCCAGAAAAAT TTGTCAAAGAGTTGAGCAGTCAGTGCGTCGGCGTGGACGAGCTGAGACAGCAGAGAGCAAAGATTCAAATACTCGCTGACAGCACCTCGgcacaattgaaaaaaaatgtttaccaAAATTATATGCAGTTTATCGAAACAGCCAAGGAAATATCTCACTTGGAAAGCGAAATGTATCAGTTGTCACAATTACTGGGAGAACAACGCTCACTTTTGGGAACTCTTGGTGCTATCGGTGCAACTGGGGTTGTTTTTGATGAGAACATAGAAACTCAAAATGGGGAATCTCATAATGCTGGTACCAAAGAAGAGGAACAAAAATCGAAACTGATTCAACTACTGGAGAATGTTGAAGGTGCCATG AGCTTGGTAGAGACGCCAGGTCGGATTTGTTTACACGAAGGATCTCTGCTTGAACTTGACCCATTGGAAGGAACACCCCTGAAAAGGATTCACGCTTATTTATTCAACGACGTTCTAATGATCGCCTCATGGTTAGCCACTGGTGGAAGGCGTGGCCCACCCAGATATAAAATGCAAGCTGTTTATGATTTGCAGAGTTTAGCCGTTGTCAATGTTAGAGATCTGGGAACTGTCAAATTAGCCTTCAAACTCTTGGCTTTTCCTGACACGAGGGTCTTTCAGTGTGCGACAGCAACAAGCAAG AAAGAATGGTTGGATAAATGTGAACAAGCTAAAAAAGCAAAACTAGTGCAAGAAGATCAAACTAAATCAGTTGATAAGGATAGAAATTTAAAAGATGAACACATAGCACCATCTCGCTCAATGTCTCTAGATTCAAACACAATAG GCACGGAAGATAGTCCAGAAGCAGAGGGTACCGAATCTCTACCCGAATGGTTGTTAGAAGTTGCCGAAGACCTAGATTCTTGTATAGCACAACGTCATTTTGAAGAAGCTTACAATTTGTTAGAGAAAGCAAGATCTTATCTGAGCGAAGCTCAAACAACGCCTGTATTAGTTGGTATCAAGGCTAAAGTTGACGATAGAGCACAGTCTCTGGTCGACGTTCTTACCAAAGAATTGGAATTGAGTTCTGAAGCAAAGTCACTTCAAGGGGGGGGCCTGAGGAGTGCGAGAAGAGCTGTAAGATTATTAATTCAGTTGGATCAAAGTGTCCAAGCTTGTCAACTGTTTTTAAGATTATGCAATGCTGCACTGAAAGCTCAATTGAAACGAGTTAAAAGAGAAGGCCCCACAATACCTTACGTCAAACAGCTGAGCGCCATCGCCTTTAGCAACGTGGCTGAAATGGCTAGAGAGTTTTTACGTATTTTCCCAAATTCTGCGAATTGCACTTCTG CTCTGGTAGTCTGGTGTGGTCAAGAGGTCAACCATTTGACGTCACATTTGATTAAACAAGTTTTCATACCACAAGTTTCTACGAACACGCTTGCAGAATGCATTGTGGCTGTAAGGAGCCACTGCGATCAG CTAACGCAGCTGGGTATAGATCTTCGCTACCAATTGGATGGCCATCTCAGAACTCCATTGGCTAGAGCTCTGCAAGATGCTGGCGAAAAGTACGTTGACGCGATCAAGGTTCGGGCAGCTGAGGATACTTGGCGCCCGTCCAATCAGTCTAGCCAAAACCTCCAGAAGCTTATGACAGAGCTTGAAGATCTCGGAATTGGTGTTCCATTGTCTTACATGACAAGTGAAACATGGTTATCACTGACAAGTAATACACTGGCATTCTCAAGACTGTACGTTGGATTACTTGAGGATTGTCTTAGCGTTAATACACCACAATTGATGATAACCATAGACAGTGTTCTCGTATCTGTAATGCGAGCTCAAGTACAACACCTCTTGGCATCTCTAAGTAATCCAAAATTTAAACAAGAG AGAAAAGTGGTGGAAGATAATGCAGTTTATATCAGAGACATTGTAATTGGTAGAGGACTTGAACTTTACCAAAGTGCGACAGCAAGACCATTTACAAAGCTAGTCACGTTGAAAGATCAAATTGTCTTCGAACCTGTTGCCGCAACGAAGCCTAGACCTGCGCCAAGAACAGCAGTTACAAAGTACTCGACTACAGAATATATATGA
- the LOC124180422 gene encoding exocyst complex component 8 isoform X2 has translation MTLIQKNFISSITVVKELSSQCVGVDELRQQRAKIQILADSTSAQLKKNVYQNYMQFIETAKEISHLESEMYQLSQLLGEQRSLLGTLGAIGATGVVFDENIETQNGESHNAGTKEEEQKSKLIQLLENVEGAMSLVETPGRICLHEGSLLELDPLEGTPLKRIHAYLFNDVLMIASWLATGGRRGPPRYKMQAVYDLQSLAVVNVRDLGTVKLAFKLLAFPDTRVFQCATATSKKEWLDKCEQAKKAKLVQEDQTKSVDKDRNLKDEHIAPSRSMSLDSNTIGTEDSPEAEGTESLPEWLLEVAEDLDSCIAQRHFEEAYNLLEKARSYLSEAQTTPVLVGIKAKVDDRAQSLVDVLTKELELSSEAKSLQGGGLRSARRAVRLLIQLDQSVQACQLFLRLCNAALKAQLKRVKREGPTIPYVKQLSAIAFSNVAEMAREFLRIFPNSANCTSALVVWCGQEVNHLTSHLIKQVFIPQVSTNTLAECIVAVRSHCDQLTQLGIDLRYQLDGHLRTPLARALQDAGEKYVDAIKVRAAEDTWRPSNQSSQNLQKLMTELEDLGIGVPLSYMTSETWLSLTSNTLAFSRLYVGLLEDCLSVNTPQLMITIDSVLVSVMRAQVQHLLASLSNPKFKQERKVVEDNAVYIRDIVIGRGLELYQSATARPFTKLVTLKDQIVFEPVAATKPRPAPRTAVTKYSTTEYI, from the exons ATGACTTTAATCCAGAAAAAT TTTATTTCGTCTATTACAGTTGTCAAAGAGTTGAGCAGTCAGTGCGTCGGCGTGGACGAGCTGAGACAGCAGAGAGCAAAGATTCAAATACTCGCTGACAGCACCTCGgcacaattgaaaaaaaatgtttaccaAAATTATATGCAGTTTATCGAAACAGCCAAGGAAATATCTCACTTGGAAAGCGAAATGTATCAGTTGTCACAATTACTGGGAGAACAACGCTCACTTTTGGGAACTCTTGGTGCTATCGGTGCAACTGGGGTTGTTTTTGATGAGAACATAGAAACTCAAAATGGGGAATCTCATAATGCTGGTACCAAAGAAGAGGAACAAAAATCGAAACTGATTCAACTACTGGAGAATGTTGAAGGTGCCATG AGCTTGGTAGAGACGCCAGGTCGGATTTGTTTACACGAAGGATCTCTGCTTGAACTTGACCCATTGGAAGGAACACCCCTGAAAAGGATTCACGCTTATTTATTCAACGACGTTCTAATGATCGCCTCATGGTTAGCCACTGGTGGAAGGCGTGGCCCACCCAGATATAAAATGCAAGCTGTTTATGATTTGCAGAGTTTAGCCGTTGTCAATGTTAGAGATCTGGGAACTGTCAAATTAGCCTTCAAACTCTTGGCTTTTCCTGACACGAGGGTCTTTCAGTGTGCGACAGCAACAAGCAAG AAAGAATGGTTGGATAAATGTGAACAAGCTAAAAAAGCAAAACTAGTGCAAGAAGATCAAACTAAATCAGTTGATAAGGATAGAAATTTAAAAGATGAACACATAGCACCATCTCGCTCAATGTCTCTAGATTCAAACACAATAG GCACGGAAGATAGTCCAGAAGCAGAGGGTACCGAATCTCTACCCGAATGGTTGTTAGAAGTTGCCGAAGACCTAGATTCTTGTATAGCACAACGTCATTTTGAAGAAGCTTACAATTTGTTAGAGAAAGCAAGATCTTATCTGAGCGAAGCTCAAACAACGCCTGTATTAGTTGGTATCAAGGCTAAAGTTGACGATAGAGCACAGTCTCTGGTCGACGTTCTTACCAAAGAATTGGAATTGAGTTCTGAAGCAAAGTCACTTCAAGGGGGGGGCCTGAGGAGTGCGAGAAGAGCTGTAAGATTATTAATTCAGTTGGATCAAAGTGTCCAAGCTTGTCAACTGTTTTTAAGATTATGCAATGCTGCACTGAAAGCTCAATTGAAACGAGTTAAAAGAGAAGGCCCCACAATACCTTACGTCAAACAGCTGAGCGCCATCGCCTTTAGCAACGTGGCTGAAATGGCTAGAGAGTTTTTACGTATTTTCCCAAATTCTGCGAATTGCACTTCTG CTCTGGTAGTCTGGTGTGGTCAAGAGGTCAACCATTTGACGTCACATTTGATTAAACAAGTTTTCATACCACAAGTTTCTACGAACACGCTTGCAGAATGCATTGTGGCTGTAAGGAGCCACTGCGATCAG CTAACGCAGCTGGGTATAGATCTTCGCTACCAATTGGATGGCCATCTCAGAACTCCATTGGCTAGAGCTCTGCAAGATGCTGGCGAAAAGTACGTTGACGCGATCAAGGTTCGGGCAGCTGAGGATACTTGGCGCCCGTCCAATCAGTCTAGCCAAAACCTCCAGAAGCTTATGACAGAGCTTGAAGATCTCGGAATTGGTGTTCCATTGTCTTACATGACAAGTGAAACATGGTTATCACTGACAAGTAATACACTGGCATTCTCAAGACTGTACGTTGGATTACTTGAGGATTGTCTTAGCGTTAATACACCACAATTGATGATAACCATAGACAGTGTTCTCGTATCTGTAATGCGAGCTCAAGTACAACACCTCTTGGCATCTCTAAGTAATCCAAAATTTAAACAAGAG AGAAAAGTGGTGGAAGATAATGCAGTTTATATCAGAGACATTGTAATTGGTAGAGGACTTGAACTTTACCAAAGTGCGACAGCAAGACCATTTACAAAGCTAGTCACGTTGAAAGATCAAATTGTCTTCGAACCTGTTGCCGCAACGAAGCCTAGACCTGCGCCAAGAACAGCAGTTACAAAGTACTCGACTACAGAATATATATGA
- the LOC124180430 gene encoding sperm-associated antigen 7 homolog — protein sequence MDLLGSILNSMDKPPSVSDKQKALMKKQREEIEKRQIVEAEKLKVFREKVEEKINKFLQNGAARECKFQPMEQVYRSIIHDVAEVANVLAYSFGMEGIDRYIIIFKREYAPTEDHLNALRRGEEWNEEIAKRLNEERERQAKEDEEANKSRKRKQEFVPITNYKDKYKHLIGEEAALQAARKTETNRSYGFVPSENKKDQRSIEETLADIRAKKKKTEEPANQALEPEEENVPE from the exons ATGGACCTGCTTGgctcaattttaaattcaatggACAAGCCACCGAGTGTGAGCGATAAGCAGAAAGCATTGATGAAAA AGCAGCGAGAAGAAATTGAGAAACGTCAAATAGTGGAAGCGGAAAAACTGAAGGTGTTTAGAGAAAAG GTTgaagaaaagataaataaatttctgcaAAATGGTGCGGCTCGAGAATGTAAATTTCAACCTATGGAACAGGTCTACAGAAGCATTat ACACGATGTTGCAGAAGTGGCCAATGTATTAGCATATTCTTTTGGGATGGAGGGAATCGatagatatataataatatttaaaaggGAATATGCTCCAACCGAAGACCACTTAAATGCATTGCGTAGAGGAGAAGAATGGAATGAGGAAATAGCCAAGAGATTAAacgaggaaagagagagacaagCTAAAGAAGATGAGGAAGCAAACAAATCTAGGAAGAGAAAACAAGAATTTGTACCGATAACCAATTATAAAGACAAGTATAAGCATCTGATTGGAGAAGAAGCTGCCTTACAAGCAGCCAGAAAAACTGAAACTAATCGTAGTTATGgatttg tcccaagtgaaaacaaaaaagatcaGCGAAGTATTGAGGAAACTCTAGCAGATATTCGtgcaaaaaagaagaagactGAAGAACCAGCAAATCAAGCATTGGAaccagaagaagaaaatgtcCCTGAATGA
- the LOC124180423 gene encoding protein brambleberry-like isoform X1 has translation MRQSCFFVVLFTVLTYQNGNASIYDWVWSKNSEESNDVVPSDGIPLVSIPYESMTEDEKFLQEAAKFSEIQVSSALDTCQHKVVMKIKTSCSDMTEEELAKMSVSLLNCQSAAEGRKLFPCTEEMTLRQCTTEMDPDMWNAYHLMSNRARAVCYAARNIQFRALTEITVNKLMNTAHSQIKAMGSLKESQERLEEQTIDALNSVATGNKVLLEQQESLKEAQSSAHSLVARNLQILNNEKALIRSGHAQLLAMTDDIRKKLEKASQELADHSTERNENHQEVLADLKNMQEQAHQIWDRIESSTNHILEHNMEAAEQYEQTLKQLDQINQTVHFLLDLTNTLKTEVDQKLGWITNYIGDTGDQFEKVYRTGLHAIYLLIAMIVASFLQAPFLTRFTIMGILPLNLLSYLKEGAEASLDFGSITVLIFLITGMHYLIVAIHYILRPKDVAIKPTNTGVMPSINILGANSTPINYMNGHNVRKDAAVNDTKESVLFTMLHKILGIPSVLIYQANSCKNKLWSCVPTMPSWGKGNSQLLHEEMSCSYLPSKKSREELITDYTGHYPNMSDDMSSPSIHESRNLLNEHYDNYNESDDLVDATELRRRTTRNGSVTRSNFVYPPSPSRSNTPFMTGTSKNQCGALTRTGKRCRLSSNLGGNFCHRHSNGSSFMGD, from the exons atgagACAGTCGTGTTTCTTTGTTGTACTTTTTACCGTCTTGACGTACCAAAATGGAAATGCTTCGATATATGATTGGGTCTGGAGTAAAAATTCCGAGGAATCAAATGATGTCGTGCCATCGGATGGCATTCCCTTGGTTTCCATCCCTTATGAATCCATGACGGAAGATGAAAAGTTTCTCCAGGAGGCAGcaaagttttcagaaattcaAGTTTCCTCAGCGCTGGATACTTGTCAGCACAAAGTCgtcatgaaaataaaaacgtcaTGCAGTGACATGACTGAAGAAGAACTTGCTAAAATGAGCGTCAGCTTATTGAATTGTCAGTCTGCTGCCGAAGGGAGAAAATTGTTTCCGTGCACCGAGGAAATG ACGCTAAGACAATGCACGACGGAAATGGATCCAGATATGTGGAACGCGTATCACTTAATGAGCAACAGAGCAAGAGCTGTATGTTATGCAGCtagaaatattcaatttcgaGCTCTGACTGAAATTACAGTCAATAAACTGATGAACACTGCGCATTCGCAAATCAAGGCGATGGGCTCTCTGAAG GAAAGTCAAGAACGTCTTGAAGAGCAAACCATAGATGCTTTGAATTCCGTTGCAACCGGCAACAAGGTTTTGCTTGAGCAACAGGAATCGTTAAAGGAAGCCCAATCCTCTGCTCATAGTCTTGTGGCCAGGAATCTTCAGATATTAAACAACGAAAAAGCTCTCATCAGGTCTGGCCATGCACAGCTACTTGCAATGACGGATGACATCAGGAAGAAATTAG AGAAAGCAAGCCAGGAACTTGCCGATCACTCTACAGAACGGAATGAGAATCATCAGGAGGTTTTAGCTGATTTGAAGAATATGCAAGAACAAGCTCATCAGATTTGGGATAGAATTGAATCCAGTACCAACCATATATTAGAGCATAATATGGAGGCCGCTGAACAATATGAGCAAACTCTGAAACAACTTGATCAAATAAACCAAACCGTTCATTTTCTGTTGGACTTGACCAATACATTGAAAACTGAAGTTGACCAAAAACTTGGTTGGATCACAAATTACATTGGCGACACTG GGGACCAATTTGAAAAAGTGTATCGCACCGGGCTGCACGCTATATACTTACTCATAGCCATGATTGTTGCATCTTTTTTGCAAGCACCTTTTCTAACTAGATTTACTATAATGGGTATTTTACCACTGAATCTTTTGTCATACTTGAAAGAAGGTGCCGAAGCTTCTCTCGATTTTGGCTCAATAACTGTGCTCATATTTCTAATAACTGGAA TGCATTACCTGATTGTTGCAATTCATTATATACTCAGACCTAAAGACGTAGCTATAAAACCAACTAATACTGGTGTCATGCCATCGATAAATATACTGGGTGCCAATAGTACACCAATTAATTACATGAATGGTCATAATGTGAGAAAAGATGCTGCAGTGAATGATACAAAAGAATCTGTATTGTTTACTATGTTGCATAAAATTCTTGGCATCCCATCGGTACTTATTTACCAAGCGAACTCATGTAAAA ATAAACTTTGGTCCTGCGTACCAACCATGCCGTCTTGGGGTAAAGGTAACTCACAACTGCTTCACGAAGAAATGTCATGTTCGTATTTACCTTCAAAGAAATCTCGCGAAGAATTAATTACTGATTACACAGGACACTATCCAAATATGTCAGACGATATGTCGTCGCCGTCAATTCACGAATCACGTAATTTATTAAACGAACATTATGATAACTACAACGAAAGCGATGATCTTGTTGATGCGACAGAACTACGCCGTCGTACTACGAGAAACGGGTCGGTAACTAGAAGCAACTTTGTTTATCCACCGTCACCTTCGAGGAG CAACACACCTTTTATGACT
- the LOC124180423 gene encoding protein brambleberry-like isoform X2 yields MDPDMWNAYHLMSNRARAVCYAARNIQFRALTEITVNKLMNTAHSQIKAMGSLKESQERLEEQTIDALNSVATGNKVLLEQQESLKEAQSSAHSLVARNLQILNNEKALIRSGHAQLLAMTDDIRKKLEKASQELADHSTERNENHQEVLADLKNMQEQAHQIWDRIESSTNHILEHNMEAAEQYEQTLKQLDQINQTVHFLLDLTNTLKTEVDQKLGWITNYIGDTGDQFEKVYRTGLHAIYLLIAMIVASFLQAPFLTRFTIMGILPLNLLSYLKEGAEASLDFGSITVLIFLITGMHYLIVAIHYILRPKDVAIKPTNTGVMPSINILGANSTPINYMNGHNVRKDAAVNDTKESVLFTMLHKILGIPSVLIYQANSCKNKLWSCVPTMPSWGKGNSQLLHEEMSCSYLPSKKSREELITDYTGHYPNMSDDMSSPSIHESRNLLNEHYDNYNESDDLVDATELRRRTTRNGSVTRSNFVYPPSPSRSNTPFMTGTSKNQCGALTRTGKRCRLSSNLGGNFCHRHSNGSSFMGD; encoded by the exons ATGGATCCAGATATGTGGAACGCGTATCACTTAATGAGCAACAGAGCAAGAGCTGTATGTTATGCAGCtagaaatattcaatttcgaGCTCTGACTGAAATTACAGTCAATAAACTGATGAACACTGCGCATTCGCAAATCAAGGCGATGGGCTCTCTGAAG GAAAGTCAAGAACGTCTTGAAGAGCAAACCATAGATGCTTTGAATTCCGTTGCAACCGGCAACAAGGTTTTGCTTGAGCAACAGGAATCGTTAAAGGAAGCCCAATCCTCTGCTCATAGTCTTGTGGCCAGGAATCTTCAGATATTAAACAACGAAAAAGCTCTCATCAGGTCTGGCCATGCACAGCTACTTGCAATGACGGATGACATCAGGAAGAAATTAG AGAAAGCAAGCCAGGAACTTGCCGATCACTCTACAGAACGGAATGAGAATCATCAGGAGGTTTTAGCTGATTTGAAGAATATGCAAGAACAAGCTCATCAGATTTGGGATAGAATTGAATCCAGTACCAACCATATATTAGAGCATAATATGGAGGCCGCTGAACAATATGAGCAAACTCTGAAACAACTTGATCAAATAAACCAAACCGTTCATTTTCTGTTGGACTTGACCAATACATTGAAAACTGAAGTTGACCAAAAACTTGGTTGGATCACAAATTACATTGGCGACACTG GGGACCAATTTGAAAAAGTGTATCGCACCGGGCTGCACGCTATATACTTACTCATAGCCATGATTGTTGCATCTTTTTTGCAAGCACCTTTTCTAACTAGATTTACTATAATGGGTATTTTACCACTGAATCTTTTGTCATACTTGAAAGAAGGTGCCGAAGCTTCTCTCGATTTTGGCTCAATAACTGTGCTCATATTTCTAATAACTGGAA TGCATTACCTGATTGTTGCAATTCATTATATACTCAGACCTAAAGACGTAGCTATAAAACCAACTAATACTGGTGTCATGCCATCGATAAATATACTGGGTGCCAATAGTACACCAATTAATTACATGAATGGTCATAATGTGAGAAAAGATGCTGCAGTGAATGATACAAAAGAATCTGTATTGTTTACTATGTTGCATAAAATTCTTGGCATCCCATCGGTACTTATTTACCAAGCGAACTCATGTAAAA ATAAACTTTGGTCCTGCGTACCAACCATGCCGTCTTGGGGTAAAGGTAACTCACAACTGCTTCACGAAGAAATGTCATGTTCGTATTTACCTTCAAAGAAATCTCGCGAAGAATTAATTACTGATTACACAGGACACTATCCAAATATGTCAGACGATATGTCGTCGCCGTCAATTCACGAATCACGTAATTTATTAAACGAACATTATGATAACTACAACGAAAGCGATGATCTTGTTGATGCGACAGAACTACGCCGTCGTACTACGAGAAACGGGTCGGTAACTAGAAGCAACTTTGTTTATCCACCGTCACCTTCGAGGAG CAACACACCTTTTATGACT